AGGAGGACTTAGACTAAGTCCACTGTGACCGCGTACAGCGGCGGGTGGGGACACTGGCCGTATCCGACGCATACGCGCCAGCACCGAATGACCCGGTGGCAGGCGCGTCGATTGAGTCGGCGATTCGCCGGAGTCGGCGTGGGTATCGCCGCGACGCGTCTGCGTGAGCTCGCCGACGGGGCACCTGCCGCCGCGGGCGAGCTCGCCGACGTCGAATTCGCGTTCGTGGCAACCGAGCTCAGGCACGACGACCATGTCGCCAGGATCAGACGCGGCAAGCGCGCCTGCGTCAGCTGCCTCATCACCGTGGGCGTCGGGGTGCTCATGCTCGCCTCGTTGATCAGCATGGTCCTGCTGCTGTTCAGCATGATGCTGCACACGCCGCCGTACTGAGCTCCGCACGGCGGGAATCGACGTCAGTCGAACGCGACGCTGAGGTACTGCGTCTCCTGGAACTCGTGCAGACCCTCGCGGGCGCCCTCGCGGCCCAGGCCGCTCTGCTTCATGCCGCCGAACGGCGCCGACGGATCGGACACCACACCGCGGTTGACGCCCACCATGCCCGCGTCGAGACGTTCGGCGATCCGCAGCGCGTCCTGTAGCCGGCCGGCGAAAACATAGGCCGCCAAACCATATTCGGTGTCATTGGCCCAGCGCAGCAGTTCGTCCTCGTCCTCCCACGCCACCACGGGAGCGACCGGACCGAAGATCTCGTCGGTGAGGATCGCCGCGTCAGGGGCCACGTTGGTCAGCACGGTCGGTGCGACGAACCAGCCCTCGGTCGGCGTGGCGGCCTTGGCCGCGACCACCGCACCGTCGGCGATTGCGGCATCGACCGCGGCGGACACGCGGGCTGCGGCGCGCGAACTGACCAGCGGACCGATCTCGGAGGCCGGATCCGCGGCCGGACCGACGCGCAAAGCCTCGACCTTGGCCGCGAACGCCGCGACGAACTCGTCGTGCACCGAGGCATGCACGTAGAACCGGTTGGCGGCCGTGCAGACCTGGCCCGCGCCACGGAATTTCGCGAGCATCGCACCCTCGACGGCCTGCGCGATGTCGGCGTCGGCGGTGACCACGAACGGCGCGTTGCCGCCGAGTTCCATGCTGGCGTTGACGACGCGGTCGGCGGCCTGCCTCAGCAGCACCCGCCCGATGCCGGTCGACCCGGTGAAGGAGATCTTGCGGACCCGCTCATCGGCGAGCCAGGTCGACACCACCGCACCCGCGTCGCTGGTCGGCACGAGGTTCACCACGCCCGCAGGCACCCCGGCGTCGGCGAGGATCGCCACGATCGCCAGCGCCGTGAGTGGGGTCTCGGCGGCGGGCTTGAGTACGACGGTGCATCCAGCGGCCAGCGCCGGGGCGATCTTGCGGGTCGCCATGGCGGCCGGGAAGTTCCACGGCGTGACCAACGCGGCGACGCCGACGGGTTTGTGCGTCACCAGGGTTCGGGCGTTGCCTGCGGGGTTGATGCCGAAGGCGCCGTCGGTGCGCACACCTTCTTCGCTGAACCAGCGGAAGAACTCGGCCGCGTAGGCGACCTCGGCGCGTGCGTCGGCCTGCGACTTGCCGTTCTCGGCGCACACCAGCGCGGTGAGCCGGTCGATGTCGGCGAGGATCAGTTCGTATGCGCGACGCAGGATCTCGCTGCGTCGACGCGGACTGGTCGCCGCCCACGCCCCGAACGCCTTGGCGGCGGCGTCGACCGCGGCGGCCGCGTCTGCGACCGAGCCGTCGGACACCGCGGCGATCACCTCGCCGGTCGCGGGATCATGCACGTCGAACGTGGCATCGGCGCCGCGTGCGGTGCCGTCGATGAGGATGCCGTGCTTGGCGTCGAGCCCGGCGATCGCCTTCTGGTACTCCATCGTCACTTCACCTCGGCGAACGCGGCAGCCAGGATGTCGAGACCCTCGTCGAGCAGGTGGTCGGGCATGCTCAGCGGGGGCAGGAAGCGCAGCACGTTGCTGTAGGTGCCGCAGGTCAGGACCACCAGGCCCTGCGCGTGCGCCGCGGCGGCGACGCGTTTGGTCAGGTCGGCGTCGGGCTCGGTGGTGCCCGGCTTGACGAGTTCGATGGCGACCATGGCGCCGCGGCCGCGTACCTGACCGATGCGGGGATCGGCTGCGGCCAGCGCCCCGAGCCGGCTGAGCATGGTCTCGCCGATCGCGCGGGCCCG
This region of Mycolicibacterium goodii genomic DNA includes:
- a CDS encoding NAD-dependent succinate-semialdehyde dehydrogenase, whose product is MEYQKAIAGLDAKHGILIDGTARGADATFDVHDPATGEVIAAVSDGSVADAAAAVDAAAKAFGAWAATSPRRRSEILRRAYELILADIDRLTALVCAENGKSQADARAEVAYAAEFFRWFSEEGVRTDGAFGINPAGNARTLVTHKPVGVAALVTPWNFPAAMATRKIAPALAAGCTVVLKPAAETPLTALAIVAILADAGVPAGVVNLVPTSDAGAVVSTWLADERVRKISFTGSTGIGRVLLRQAADRVVNASMELGGNAPFVVTADADIAQAVEGAMLAKFRGAGQVCTAANRFYVHASVHDEFVAAFAAKVEALRVGPAADPASEIGPLVSSRAAARVSAAVDAAIADGAVVAAKAATPTEGWFVAPTVLTNVAPDAAILTDEIFGPVAPVVAWEDEDELLRWANDTEYGLAAYVFAGRLQDALRIAERLDAGMVGVNRGVVSDPSAPFGGMKQSGLGREGAREGLHEFQETQYLSVAFD